Sequence from the Rutidosis leptorrhynchoides isolate AG116_Rl617_1_P2 chromosome 3, CSIRO_AGI_Rlap_v1, whole genome shotgun sequence genome:
cagtGGTCTTCTATTCATTACACTGATCCTAAACGCtcctatcataagacatgtcactgggtaatgcgataggcttgaagattctgaatagacagcaacgtcccttacccccgacgcccgtgcagtctaactacaggtatacatgttcagacggctcatccaattgagcgactcggttaggtgacgtattaacattccacaaaggtctaaactttcttaagcataatagaatacatggcttttcatatccgagagacgtgatgtgcttcgatgctttcgttagtgattgggtttaaaagatagttacgcccttaaaagagttcaaccataagaacaccatggccaagtcgggttttgacttccatgaatacgttcggttatcctaacggtccaatcctttatggttttaaacaaacagttcctaaattaaccaagaatccctcaagcggggtgcaatgcttgagaccgcgttatggtgaagtgtactaattagcattgaccgggttccatggccttacttagcagaggtacagcttacaacagctgtgcttcagcatgcacgtacgaagtttatatgcttggtgactacactagcatggtctaggaccgacaatgtactaggggtctagttagatgtttcactacgaaagagtcctcagtcggaatccaaggatcggtggacttactacaaccggtgtgcctcagtcaaacttacgttgtatccgatagacttctcttaccaaggggtgacacagatagtgtactctggatcGAGGTTCGTGacgtcccaataacagagccaataactacattctattagttgaaaaagcgattgaaTTTAAAGCATAATCcaaaagcatctcgacaacatacacaaaccataatattatttctccGTCatgactgactacatcatagcatacactaaagataactactcgctaatcatggcaacaatatcacaaggcataataatggaaaatattatataaagacaaaggatagaagtactggtagattaaacgagttccgattacaaaagtgacaacttcaaactccagaccgctcctaatacaatcttcggcgttcttctccgggtactagattttccgcacggagtcgaagaccttgaaagtatgactaatatagtagaaagagagagaaggaagtgaattgaagtgtatgTAAAAAtcgatgacaaagaccctttaaatagacttgaaatttgcctgcaaacgcctggcaggccatttgccaGGCTTGCCCATTTCTTGTGCCCGTTTGCCTTGGCCGTGTAGCAGGCCGTTTTccctactggcaggccgtttggcaagccgtttggccggccctggtttgctgaattcactagatcgtaacttgatttctggtctttcaccgttttcgctctagaatcttcgttttagctccgattctcttgattctttttgcgccgtcttcgtaatcacttgttcttcaattttaactgacGAAGTGATTATTTTTtgtcgataaagtttggaactttattgtttttgagccttaataccgaggtgaaaacgtgactttttagccgatatcaaatatcccacacttagactttgcttgtccctaagcaaacttctcgtttttacttaaagaaatcttttcgaagtttcttttctaatagcctaagcggtttgctatttattataagagcgaaagataaggtaAGTTATCTACGTTAGGGTTGAAATTATCTctgaagcatgcgaggaggttacatgacttaggctagctttcacgggacactcaagtgtttagggttccctatagatctaagaaatgaattcattcatagccagtcatgttgcacccatcgtcataggcttgataaagactttaatccttgctactaatgtgaaaacgatagtaaccatagcttctaggtcatttgtcaatgatggaaagaaattttggagtggtggtgaagttgttttgagGGGGTGAGAAAAAGGTAATATAGTcttttaaagacttttattcgaTATTTTGAaaaatttaagatagataggagtgctgatattattgagaagcacttttgaacatttatggtcaagttcttctttggcgtttctttataagttctgctacttttttcagaactttgaaattTTTTTAGGAGATTTTATCTCGAGATACTTTTTGCCGGTAAAATTTTTAAAGACCTTtgtcatgatacttgagaggtttataacattgagTTTTCGGAAGGAATCACATTTTCTGGATTTTCGAGTGATAGTTCATTTTGGATTTATAAAATTGATACTATAGGTCCAACAATGTGcaataggggtgttcatcggttcggtttttggtttttcAGTTTATTCAGTTCGGTTTTTCGattttgaaacttataaaatcaaagcCAAAAATCAAACCGAAACCAAACTTAAACATCAAAATCATAACCAAAACCGAACCGATAACCGaatttgatttcggtttggtttcggttaaaaccgaaaatcactaaaaataaaaatcctaaccagcataaacttacatataaattaGGAATAACGGTTGTGGAATTAATTGAAGTATACAGGGTATATAAGATGTTTATTGTTTAATAGAAATGTAACAATACatcaaaaataatataaatatcataattataaatatgttattaatttgaattcgttttttaattcggttttcggttaaccaaatttaaaattttcaaaaccaaaaaccaaattACGAATTCGGTTTTGGTTTTGATCGATCCAAAAACCATTTAGAAAATCCGGTTTGGTTTTTTTTGGTTtggattcgattcgatattcggtttattcggtttaaaaccaaatggtgcacacccctaaTGTGCAATCATCGAAGTCGTGAGTGCATCTAAATTAAATTTAGCCTAACACGTTGAAACCAGCTAAATTAAATATTGCCCAATACGCATTGCTTCAACGGCATACCCTTCATCTTGTGTGTTGGGACTGAGTGTTAGGTCATGGATTCGAGCCTCGTTCtgcccatcctattaattaatctgcctgaaatatggatatcTAGATTGACCCCAGGGGGTTTTCGATCCATTTAGGATTCAAACTAGGTCCGCCTACCCttcgggatggttaaaggatcgggtacctgtaatgcgattcgggtttcctcccgaacgcgtgtgtgtgtgcaaatgatgattgTCGTTGAAATGAATAATACACTGATGCAAACTTgtcattaaaaaaataataaaaaaacaaatATTGCCCAATATTTTAAGAAATTGGTTAATATACCATGAAATCATAAAGTGTTTAACATTATAACATTAAAATAAAGAAATTGTCAAAATGTCCTTACACTAAGCACAAAGCACTGTGGTACACCAAATAATCCTAACAGCTTACAAACGATTGTAAAGACTCTCCTGGCGAGATTTAGGTCTTAGAGTGGCTGTGCTTCAAACAAAAAATTGGCCAACATGTTTGTATCAAATAAATCTCACCCTCATTTGTATCAATTAAATTCTCACAAATAAATTTGGAAGTACAAACAAATTTGAATCAAATAAATCTCACTTCGTTTCTCATCATCTCCGACCGTTCTGGACACCGCCCGTCGCCACCAATGATAAGTTGTGCTTGAGATCTAAATTGCATATACTTGTGAGAATTTGTGAGGTTTAAAACTCAAATTCCATATCTAAATTGTTTCTGGAGTTTGTGAGAATTTATTTGACCCAGCATATATTTAAAGCAAAGTCTGGAAGGATAGAAAAGTTTGCGAGAACTAAATTTGTCAAATTATGCATATGGTTGTGCTTCCAAATTTATATGTTGTGTGAATGTTATTGTCGACCAATGAAATCCATAAAGCTTCACTGATAGTAAGGACGCACCACACACGCTTTCGTATCTGATACTGTATAGGTACAATGTTGTGAATGTTATTGCCGACCAATGCTAGCAAAAAAGATTCAATGAAATCAACCATGCACCATGCACGGTGGTTGCTGCTTGGTGCGTGGTGTGTAGTGCGGATAAATTGAAACGACGTCCATAAACAAATCAATGACCAAGGGACCACGTACCACGCATGGCCTAGTTCACACGGTGTGTGGTCAGATGCATTTTTACAATTTCGTAATATTAAAGACATATTGTTAGATTAGTTGTAATCTattgaatccaataatttgcttgaaatccaacggACCAATCAGGGCGTGACATGTAGTACGACAATCACAtgattcaaaaaaaaataaaaaattcgaaattttttttaattattatttttttttttttaatttagtatGTCAAATCcagtcacatgtgattctgcatgtctcaCTTGTGATTGAAaacaaaaatttcaaaaaaaaacaaatttccaatcacatgtgatttgatctaacatgcagaatcacatgtgatttactacatgtcaaatccaatcacttgtgattgaaaaacaaatttgaaaaaaaaaattgaaaaaaaaattaattttttttaatcacatgtgattgtcgcgccacatgtcacactctgattggtctcttgaatctcaacttaaaagttgaatTCATTTAAATATTCGATAATTTGAATTTTGGAAACATTTCACCAATTTTCCTAAATTAAATTAACTACAAAAGCCCAAGAAGACAAGTGACCCAATTTAACTTTGACAAAAACACTTGTAGAAATAGGGATGGCAAAAAAGCCCAAACCCGACGGTGAAAACCGAAACTCGACATAATTGGGTCGGGTCTAGTTCGGGTCTACGGGTCTCGGGCCGGGTATGGGATTGATTTTCAAAAAATATTCGGGTTCGGGTTCGAGTCTGGGTTTAAATAAAGACCTGTCTACCCGGCCCGTTTACCCGGCCCGTATACccgcattataataataataataataattaaaaataaataataacaaaaactaaattaaaaaaatatgttgattacaaggtcaatatgaatttatatatttatttatcatctaTCAACTTCACATTTTCATCTGAATTCAAATCAAGAATctgatttataaaaatatttaaaaattgatagtgataataattggAAATAGAAAATAATATATACTGTACAAATATACACATACAAATAAAGCATATAATTTAAAGAGTTATAGACTGTATATGCTTttggtaatgtatttatttgctaaaaaaaaaaagtaaacgggTACCCGTTTACCCGCGGGTAAACCCGTTTACCCGCTAGTTAGTAAACCCGTTTACCCGTTGGGTATTTGGTCCGAGTTTGGGACTAGTTTTCCTTATCGGGTCCGGGTCCGGGATTACACAAACCCGGCTCAAACCCGGCCCGATGCCATCCCTACGTAGAAATGGCTATTGTAAAGTGAACTATGTAAACTAAAAGAAGGATGAGAGTGCGTAAAAGTGGGTAAATGGAAGACAGGTTCTGAAGTTCATATACTAGATCAAAACtcgaattaattaaataattaagaaGTAATTGTGGCCACAAATTCATATTAGAACATTTATAATTTTAACACTTTATAGGTTGATTGTCCTTAGATCCAGGAATGGGAAGAATTAGTAAACAACTATCACCATAACCTTAGCTCTAATCCGTTTGAGTTGGATTTGGGTCATTTCAAACATTCACATTAAACATAACACATTTAGACCTCTAGTTTGATATTTTGCATCTTTGTAATGTATGCATTTAGAATTGTTACGAATCATTAattaacatattatatataaacttgaaaaaaaatataacaaaagTATCATATTCATCAAATTTTCGGTCTCTATCATTACGATTCTTCGAATCGCCTTCATATTCTCCATGAGCAGAATTTCAATCTCCTTTTAGCAACACTAGAGAAAGATATGGCGGGGGCAGACGATGACTATGATTACTTGTTCAAGGTCGTTTTGATTGGTGATTCTGGCGTCGGTAAAACCAATCTTTTGTCACGATTTTCTAAAAATGAGTTTAGCCTCGAATCTAAATCTACCATCGGGGTTGAATTTGCCACACGTAGCATCAACGTCGATGACAAGATCATCAAGGCCCAAATTTGGGATACCGCCGGTCAAGAAAGGTATTTTTCTAACTAAATAGTTGGTTTAATTATCACACGTCAATCATTTGAAAATGTGTCCTTTGTTAAAGTTAATAGACATATTGACATGTTGTATTAGGTAAACTTATAGGTTCATTTTGTAGATgtgtttatcattttttttattaattatacaaatttttTTTTGTCAAACCAAATATAGGTACCGTGCAATAACAAGCGCATACTATCGAGGAGCGGTAGGTGCACTTATTGTATACGACATCACACGTAACGTTACATTTGAAAACGTTGAAAGATGGCTCAAGGAGCTTCGGGATCATACGGATCAAAACATTGTGATCATGCTCGTTGGGAACAAGGCAGATCTACGTCACTTACGAGCTGTTCAAATGGATGATGCAAAGGCATTTGCGGAAAAGGAGAATAACTTTTTCATGGAGACATCTGCTCTTGAAGCTTTAAACGTTGAGAACGCTTTTACAGAAGTATTGACCGAAATTTATCATGTTGTGAGCAAGAAGGCGCTCGATATCGGTAATGATCCTATGGCTTTACCTAAGGGGAAAACAATCAATGTTGGAGGTAGAGATGATGTAACTGAGGTTAAAAAATCAGGGTGTTGCTCTAGCTAAAAGTTTAAAGTTGAATAATTCATGTTATTTGTAAATGTTTTATGTTAAGGATATCGTGGTGAAGTTGTGTAACATATTTGAGGTTTTGCTCCTTTATGATATACTTTCATGTCTTTTCTCTCACTCAACCTAGATTTACGTTAGTACTAACCTGAAATGGGCCATATGAAGATAAACTAATTGTCACATGTGCATACCTAACATGACTAAAGCTATTGTTAAATTGGATGAACTATTATGTTAGTAAATCGTAACCTAATTTCGTAGTGGAATTGCTTTGGAGTCTTTTTGGGTGTCATAAATGTGACATGACAATTTTGTGTGAGAAGATGGTGGGAACGTTTTGAATAATGAGATAAAATATGATTAGTAGTGAAACCAAGCGCCAACAACGAGAGAAGTCTAAATTAGAATACCAACTAGGACAAATGGTTTTGAAATTCACGTTATTTTTATTCACTTTTTTCTGTTAAAAATAACGAAAACTTATGTAAATACAAAAAATGTTCTTAAATAGAAAACGTCTCCAACAAAAGAAACAAGAGAGAACCCAGATAAG
This genomic interval carries:
- the LOC139897362 gene encoding ras-related protein RABA1f-like, with the protein product MAGADDDYDYLFKVVLIGDSGVGKTNLLSRFSKNEFSLESKSTIGVEFATRSINVDDKIIKAQIWDTAGQERYRAITSAYYRGAVGALIVYDITRNVTFENVERWLKELRDHTDQNIVIMLVGNKADLRHLRAVQMDDAKAFAEKENNFFMETSALEALNVENAFTEVLTEIYHVVSKKALDIGNDPMALPKGKTINVGGRDDVTEVKKSGCCSS